In Pungitius pungitius chromosome 2, fPunPun2.1, whole genome shotgun sequence, a single window of DNA contains:
- the large1 gene encoding xylosyl- and glucuronyltransferase LARGE1 produces MLGMCRGRRKLLVASFALLFIPALTWLYLSVGSFQLKPLPVSPLEAQSSMAVGGRGERKALELRVRAVEEENYALRRELSRTPRSPSAHHPNSDHRGNQTRNHSEEGTGDNEGQKSAAVVGNSSDCVQQPMVDKCETIHVAIVCAGYNASRDVVTLVKSVLFHRRNPLHFHFITDSIARQILSSLFHTWMVPAVKVDFYNADELKSEVSWIPNKHYSGIYGLMKLVLTKTLPSDLQRVIVLDTDITFATDIAELWAVFHKFKGQQVLGLVENQSDWYLGNLWKNHRPWPALGRGFNTGVILLLLDHLRKLRWEQMWRLTAERELMSMLSTSLADQDIFNAVIKQNPFLIHQLPCFWNVQLSDHTRSEKCYKDVSDLKVIHWNSPKKLRVKNKHVEFFRNLYLTFLEYDGNLLRRELFGCPSEADHNSENLQKTLSELDEDDPCYEFRRERFTVHRTHLYFLHYEYEPSSDNTDVTLVAQLSMDRLQMLEAICKHWEGPISLALYLSDAEAQQFLRYAQGSEVLMSRGNVGYHIVYKEGQFYPVNLLRNVAMRHVNTPFMFLSDIDFLPMYGLYKYLRKSVLQLDMTSAKKALVVPAFETLRYRLSYPKSKAELLSQLDMGTLFTFRYHVWTKGHAPTNFAKWRTATTPYRVQWEADFEPYVMVRRDSPEYDRRFVGFGWNKVAHIMELDAQEYDFVVLPNAYMIHMPHAPSFDITKFRSNKQYRVCLKILKEEFQQNMSRRYGFAALKYMTAENNS; encoded by the exons ATGCTGGGAATGTGTCGTGGGCGAAGGAAGTTACTGGTGGCCTCTTTTGCACTGCTTTTCATCCCGGCACTCACCTGGCTTTACCTGTCAGTCGGGAGCTTTCAGT TGAAGCCCCTCCCCGTGTCTCCATTGGAAGCCCAATCATCAATGGCGGTGGGCGGACGTGGCGAGCGGAAGGCCTTAGAGCTGCGGGTCCGGGCCGTTGAGGAGGAGAACTACGCACTGCGCCGGGAGTTGAGCCGAACACCGAGGAGCCCGTCCGCACACCATCCAAATAGTGATCACCGCGGAAACCAAACCCGAAATCATTCAGAGGAAGGCACTGGTGACAATGAGGGCCAGAAGTCTGCTGCGGTTGTGGGAAACAGCTCAGACTGTGTGCAGCAGCCAATGGTGGATAAGTGTGAG ACCATCCATGTGGCCATCGTATGTGCAGGTTACAACGCCAGTCGAGACGTGGTTACACTGGTTAAATCTGTCCTATTCCACAG ACGGAACCCACTACATTTCCATTTCATCACAGACTCCATCGCTCGGCAGATCCTGTCCTCTCTGTTCCATACCTGGATGGTCCCTGCCGTCAAGGTCGACTTCTACAATGCAGATGAGCTAAAG TCAGAGGTTTCATGGATCCCAAACAAACATTACTCTGGAATCTACGGCCTGATGAAGCTCGTGCTCACTAAGACGCTGCCATCCGACCTGCAGAGAGTCATTGTCCTGGATACAGATATTACATTTGCCACGGACATCGCTGAACTCTGGGCTGTTTTCCACAAGTTTAAAG GTCAGCAGGTTCTTGGTCTGGTGGAGAACCAGAGTGACTGGTACCTGGGAAATCTGTGGAAGAACCATCGACCCTGGCCGGCTCTGGGCAGAGGCTTCAACACTG gaGTCATTTTGCTTCTCCTGGACCATCTGAGGAAGCTGAGATGGGAGCAGATGTGGAGGctgactgcagagagagagctaATGAGCATGCTGTCCACCTCCTTGGCAGAccag gACATCTTCAACGCTGTGATCAAACAGAACCCGTTCCTGATTCACCAGCTGCCCTGCTTCTGGAACGTGCAGCTGTCCGACCACACCCGATCCGAGAAGTGCTACAAAGACGTGTCAGACCTCAAG GTGATCCACTGGAATTCTCCCAAGAAGTTGCGCGTGAAGAACAAGCACGTTGAGTTTTTTCGGAATCTCTATCTGACCTTTCTGGAGTACGATGGCAACCTGCTACGGCGAGAGCTGTTTGGCTGTCCCAGCGAGGCTGACCACAACAGTGAAAAT CTTCAGAAGACTCTATCAGAGCTGGATGAAGATGATCCTTGCTACGAGTTTCGCCGAGAACGATTCACAGTCCACCGAACGCACCTCTACTTCCTCCACTACGAGTATGAACCCAGCTCCGACAACACAGACGTCACGCTAGTCGCCCAGCTTTCTATGGACAG gctccagatgctggaggccaTTTGTAAGCACTGGGAAGGCCCCATCAGCCTCGCCCTGTACCTGTCCGATGCCGAGGCTCAGCAGTTCCTGCGCTACGCTCAGGGCTCCGAGGTACTAATGAGCCGTGGAAATGTTGGTTACCACATCGTCTACAAAGAGGGACAGTTCTACCCAGTCAACCTGCTGCGTAATGTTGCCATGCGGCACGTCAACACACCCTTCATGTTCCTGTCCGATATTGACTTCCTACCTATGTACGGCCTGTACAAGTACCTTAG gAAGTCAGTGTTGCAACTGGACATGACCAGTGCCAAGAAAGCCCTAGTGGTTCCAGCTTTTGAGACCCTGCGATACCGTCTGTCTTATCCTAAATCCAAAGCTGAGCTGCTCTCTCAGCTGGATATGGGTACACTCTTCACCTTTAG GTACCATGTTTGGACTAAAGGCCATGCACCAACTAACTTTGCCAAATGGCGCACAGCCACCACGCCCTACAGGGTGCAGTGGGAAGCCGACTTTGAGCCTTACGTCATGGTGAGGAGGGATAGTCCTGAATATGACCGCCGCTTTGTGGGCTTCGGCTGGAACAAGGTTGCTCACATCATGGAGCTGGATGCACAA GAGTATGACTTTGTGGTGCTGCCCAATGCCTACATGATCCACATGCCTCATGCGCCAAGCTTCGATATCACCAAGTTCCGTTCCAACAAGCAGTACCGGGTTTGCCTCAAGATCCTGAAGGAAGAGTTCCAGCAGAACATGTCGCGGCGCTATGGCTTTGCCGCTCTAAAATATATGACAGCCGAGAACAACAGCTAG